A single Gloeocapsa sp. PCC 73106 DNA region contains:
- a CDS encoding type II toxin-antitoxin system HicA family toxin: MKRRDLIHYLNQQGCQLVREGAEHSIWENPQNRRRTSIPRHREIPEFTTIRICKQLEIPPP, encoded by the coding sequence ATGAAACGGCGAGATTTAATTCACTATTTAAATCAACAAGGTTGTCAATTAGTTCGAGAAGGCGCAGAACATTCAATTTGGGAAAATCCTCAAAATAGACGCCGCACTTCTATTCCGCGTCATCGAGAAATTCCTGAATTTACAACCATCAGAATCTGTAAGCAATTAGAAATTCCACCCCCATAA
- a CDS encoding type II toxin-antitoxin system HicB family antitoxin: MRYAILIEKAENNYAAYVSDVPGCVATGATLAEVKQHIQEALLFHFEGMLEDSESIPQATTLCDYVNIEIPIQV; this comes from the coding sequence GTGCGTTATGCGATTTTAATTGAAAAAGCGGAAAATAATTATGCGGCTTATGTCTCTGATGTTCCAGGTTGTGTCGCAACTGGAGCAACTTTGGCAGAAGTCAAACAACACATACAAGAAGCACTCTTATTTCACTTTGAAGGAATGTTAGAAGATTCAGAATCGATTCCTCAAGCCACTACTCTCTGTGACTATGTAAACATTGAAATTCCTATTCAAGTATAG